Within the Zea mays cultivar B73 chromosome 10, Zm-B73-REFERENCE-NAM-5.0, whole genome shotgun sequence genome, the region GGTTGGAATTCAATATGAGTCTACACCAATGTCATAATATCTATCGGACGGTCCAGCCACCTCGTACAGACAGTCCAAAATATAAAACTTTCAAACCACACTAAAATACACCAATACTACCCAAATTTTAGTTAGCCCCGCAGACGGTTCGATCACCTGGCCTGGACGGTCCATAGTACATCATTTCAGTCCATTTTTTAAACTTGCTTTTAAAAACATTTTCTCTCGTATCGGAAGCGCCATTAGCCCTCATGCACATGCATCGACTATATGCTCTAGGAAACACTAAGTATCTCATCAAGAAAACATTATTAACCCCTCTTGATAGtatggctatctagcctactaactcGGTCATTTTACTTCTCTAATCACCTCTTGGCCGACAAAAGTAAAAACTTATTgattacctttgccttgagctatTCAACAATGTGTACCAAAAGTCCTTCAAGACTTTATATAGCTCACTCTTCATTGAACCAACCTACATTCTTATTTTCTCTAAGAAACTATTAGTCACATAtaattgtcattaattaccaaaatacTACTTAGGGACCTAGATAGTTCACACTCCCGTCGGTCAACCACGTCTCACGACGTTGGTAGGCAGCCCTGTTGCCGTCACCAGGGTACCGTTGCCATGGTTGCCCCTGCCAGTTCATGTTGTCGCGGCTCGCGTGCGTGACGACAGAGGCGGCCGATGATGGCGGCTAGGTCCTGGTCGCTACTATGTGCACCCCTCGCCCCCTCGTCACCTCCACATATTCAAGGTTGTGCCGCTAATTGCCAGCCTCCATGGTCGGCACTGAGCCCCTCGGTGGAGCACGACCTAGGCCTCCACAACGATGCTGGGAGTTTGGGACCACTCCTATCACCTCGACTATCCTTGGATGTTGTTGTGTTCATTGTGCCATTACAGCTGGCATGCGTGGGGTTTGGGGTCCTGGCGAAAGCCATGCGAGATGTAGTCAGTGCCGCCAACAGTGGCGCCCTCAGTGCCGCTGACCTCCTTGGAGGCGTCGTCAGGGAGCCCCTTCCCCCTTTCCCCAACcctacatgcctcatcatggaggACTCATGTTGTGCCGGTGAATTTGACGTCATCATATTCTTGTAGTTATCTTGTGTCATTGTGTTTGGCACTTGCATTTTGGCCTCTGTCGTGGTGCGACGAGTGCCTTCCTTTGGCACCTCTGCTCTGTCGATGCTCTCCTTGATAACAAGAGCACGTAAAACTTATGTCGGGTCGATGAATATTCGCCTCTCCTACCGTTCCTCCATGAGGATTTCTCCTCGAGCGGCGTTGAATGCTGGAGCCCGAATGTGTCATTGTGTGTTTCTGTTTGCTCGAAGAGAGATAATTGTTTTTGGTATGATGTGGTCGGCGTGCCTCTTGCCTCCTTTAGTTATCATTCGTGTTTGCTTGGCAGATGGCCATAAGGTTGTGGGACACATGTAGATACGAGGGGAAGTCTAGATGCGTAAAGACTTGGGTGTGTCGACGAATATGTTGTTTTTAGTGGAGGTGCTAGTTGTCGTTCGACAATCGTCGTTTCAGCCACTTTAACCTACATCGTGTTGGGTTTTCTTTCTTTGTTCCTCATGTGTTGCTGAAGCATTTACTGCGTTATGCTAACATCTGTTTATAATCTGTGGTCTGCCACAATTTTATATAAGGTTTGCCTCGTTTTCCAAAAACAAGGTTGCTTTCAATGAAATTCAGCTTCGCCACTGTGACAGTCTTTCATGTGCACCCGATAAATTCTAAAAAAAAGTGAAAAAAACACAAGCATGGATTAACGCAGAGATGGAATATACGCGTAACCTCCGGCTCACCGGCTGCAGCTACGAGCTTATTGGGCTGTGTGTAGAGATGTCCAAACGTgccgcccggcccggtccggcccgggcccggtgaagcccggcccgttttgggcccggcccgcCAGACACGATtaaaaaaccgggccgggccgactaagcacgcgggctcaatttcttgcccgagcccggcccgcaacgggcctaaacgggccgggccggcccgtttagcacgaaaaaagcgggccgaaaagcgggctatgcgggccgaaaagcacgttttagtgtaaaaaaagcgggcttaacgggcttagagctaaacgggccgtgccgggctagcccaccgtgcctaatttcctgtccgagcccggcccgtttattcgtgccgggccggcccgggcccgcatataaccgggccgtgccgggctcggaccgggccaaaaaagcgggcttcgtgccgggctcacgggcctcgtgcttattggacatGTATAGCTGTGTGTACAGAAGGTTGCTGTTTGGCGCCGCAGCCCGCAGGTGTAGCACAGCCACTGCACGCTCTACTCATAGGACTCCACAGACTCAAAAGATGATATCCTCCTCGTCCCTGTCGCCGTTCTCCAGCATGCTCTCCGCAGTGGCGACGGAAACGCCGCGCTTGAGCGCGACCTCGCCGGCGGCCTTCTCCTCGGCGTAGCGGCTGGCGGCCTCCTTCTGGCGCTCGAGCTCGCGCTGCTTGTACCCCTGGATCTTCTTGAGGCGGAAGAACTCCTCCCGCTCGTGCTCGTCCAGCTCGCCTCTGATGTAGGCGATGGTGTTCTCCAGGCGCGGCTTCACCACGCTCTCCAGCGCGTTGACCCGCCGGTTGGTGGTCTTGATGGCCGCGTCCAGCGCGAGGAACGACGTCTGCAGCGGCGCCAGCTCCACCAGCACCTGGAGCGCGCGCGCGTGCGCCGCGCGGCAGGCCGACACCTGCTGCCCGCCGCCGGCGAGCCCGGCGAGCGACGCGGGCGACGAGCTTCCGTCGGCGGCGCCCAGGCAGCTCTCGAAGCGCGGGAGGCGGACGCCGGCGATGTTATCCTGGTGCGCGCGCacgcggagcctggccgggccggacACGGACTGCTGCGCGGCGTGGCGGAGCGGCGCGCCGGCCGCGTACAGCGCCTCGGCGAGCGAGAGCGAGGCGGTGCGCATGGCGTCGCCCACGGCGTCCTTGGCGGACACGATGCGCCTGAGGATGGCGCGGAACTGCACCGTCAGCGCGTCCGACTTCTTCTTGAGCAGCGCGTGGCCGCGGGCGGCGCCCGCCAGCCGCGCCTTCACCGTGCCCAGCGTCGTCACCGTCGGCACCACGTTCAGGCGCTGCCCCTGCCCCGCCATCGCGCCGGAAGCTAGCCGAAGACGATCCAACGCTTCTTTCTTGGAGCCCAGCGAGCACCATCGTGTCCATATATTTATTTGTACAGGCCCTCCCGCCTGCGTGACAGCGTGAGCAGCATTGCATGATTGGGTTGTGTTGGGTCGGGCGCTGACGCGTCGCGTCCCCGCGATGGTTCACGAGAGACTGAAAGCCATGGCAACATCTGTGCATGCACGGCGACTTTAAAATACTTGTCGTGCTCCATTTGTGAGTACGTGAGCTGCCTACAACATAGATAGATTAGCACATCAAATGCAACAAATTAATCACACAAACATCGTCATCACAAAACGGATCTGTATTCACATATAAAAGGTAACGAAAGAGAAAAGAATTTGCTTATGTGTCCAGCGAAGCTTGCACGCGTCGCCAGCGTCGGAGACGGAGCCAAGCCATTCCTCGCCCATGTCCACCTCACCTGGCACCCCAACAGAATATTTGAAACCATGATCCCAAACCCTAAATCCCCAATAACCCAGCCATGAATAGTCTCTTCTCAAATTTTGATAAAACATGGATCAGATATACAATCAACAAAACTAAGGAGATTTTACGCTAAAGCGTCATCAACTTTGCTCACAAATCGCAATACAGGACAAACATGCTACCACATGTGACATGCTTGAAGCCACGCACATCATAGCATTGCAAACTGGATAGAGCAATTCAGTAGATTACCATCCGATCCAAGCATCATTTCAGTGACATCAATCATCATTCAAGCCACAAAAAGTCAACCTTGGCTGCAATCAGATCGCCTTTCTGAAGCAGCAACCAAAAGAGAGCACTGCGTCGCAGCCAGCAAGATCTATCTACAGCATTAGCATGCAACCCAGCGCAGGATGTTATAGAAGCTAAATTATCAACTAACTGGACAAACCCAACAAAAAAACAGTTTCACCTAAAAGTATCACGGCATGCAGACTCATTTCCTTCTATGCGTAAGTACATGGATCAAGGTCTGTTTATATGACATGGGTAACGTATAATGATCTAATTCCTAAGGCAAGGGAGGTTGTTTTAGGCAAGATAGCGGTACATCTTCCTGTCCACCTTGTCCCGCTCCAGGAACTCGCGCTCGATGAGCGACTCGATCCGCTTCTTGATCACCACGGGGTTTGGCATGAAACGGGGCTGCAACTGCTTTGTCACCTCCGTCATTATGCTGTTGTGGTCTAGAACCCTCCTTGACTTCATGATccgcacgatggccgcctcgatcTGTGGCTTCCTATCCTCCTCGACCCGCTGCCGTGTCTCTAGCTTCTCAGGGTCGGTCTCCTTCTGCGTCACCACAGGGTTAATCTTCACCTTGAAAAGCTTGCTGGTGAACTTGTCGTTCACGCAGAAGCTGTCATCATCGGCAATATCCTTGCTCATGGGCTCTTTTCGCAGGACTTGTCTACCCTTCACAAGAGCTAGCGACAGGAGGCATCGCTTCAAGTCAGCAGTTGGTATTGCTGTAGACTGCTCAATTTCACGGTAAGTCAAGACATTTGATGAATTAAACAGCATGAGAACACACATCTGGTATGTTGAGACGTTCAGTTCATGCTTGTTGCCATTTCCAAATGTTGCTTTGATGTCAGCATTCCCCATGTTTGTTTGCCATGTTAGCCTCCTGCCATTATGTGTGCCAAGGTAATAAGCCCGAAACTTCTCTGAGACAGAGACAATTTCAGGGGGAAGGTTACAGGTATTGCAGGTTTGTGTTGGCCATGACCCAGTGGTGAGTATCTGGACAGATATTGTGGGGGCATCTGCCAGCAGCCGCGAAGAAGTAGATGCATAAAACCCTTGTGTAGTATCCTGAGAGGTATTCAAATCAGTGATCATGCCCTCCAACTTTGAAGTGAACTGGTAGCCACATTCCGTCTTCAGCTTCACAAGCATGCTTCGCTCAGAATCCTCAGGAGCAGCCTTCCCACAAAGAAGACGCTTTGCCAAGTGTTGCTTGTAATATTTCTCAAATAGATCTTTTTCTTGCAAATACCTAAACAACGTCATCACCTTGTCAAGGACAGTTTCAAGATCCTCCTCATTGGCCTCTTTCACCACCTTCCGCAGTTTGTCATCAACAAACAGTGATATGAACTCAGGGGATCTGTTGTTTAAGTTTATAACGTGCTCAAATGAGAAATTGAGAGCATTCAGGAAACTCTTGTCGTTGCTGAATgacacattgatgatattgtcatACTTATCCTTCATGTTAAGAAGCCGCTGAACAAAATCAACCGGGTCCTTTAGTCTCTCTGGATCTGTTACCAAACTTTTGCCAGTATCCTTAATATGAGACGTCATCACAGATCTAATTGCTGTGAGCCCATCAGGAACATGATTAAACAAAGCGTACATCCTTGTCAGGTCTTCATACCTGTCTTCAACAAGCATATTCACAAGCCCTGAGTTCTCCATAAGAATCAACCTCTGCATGTgatttgctagcatctcttttaCCACGACAGCAGTAATTTTCTCATTGGTTTTAACATCCAAGTACTGTGACACACGCTCTGATTCTTCAGAGAGGCGCCTCTCAGCCTGCTTCAGATACTCACCACAAGCACAGCACTCAATGAGTTGCTGTGACTCACCACTATAGAAACTAGCAGAGACCTCAAGAAATGGCCTTTCAAAATCGTCCTGGTAAACAGACAGCCCTAGATCCATCAACATTTTAGTTGTAGTCCTCATCAAGCCTCTGTTTATCACATCACCGGTCCTTTCTATATGTATGAGTTCGACGAGCATGTCAGACAACCTCCCCTGAATCGTAGGAGACCGAACTATGGTATCCCTCCAAAGCTCTATCCCATGATCAAAGACAGGTGCCTTTTTATTAGTGGGAATATATGTCCTGTCCATATACATCAGGATGTCTCTAATCATTTTCAATGCCTTGTTATAGTCATTCCATTTTCGTTGCATCTCTTCCAGGAACAAACCACCTTGAGCAGCCTCTATACATGTCCGCATCTCTTCAAGATGCGCTTTCATGTTTTCTGTGAATTTCTCATAGAGCTCAGGAGCAAACTTGTTCAATACCAAGTTATAAGCAGTCCTGCCATAATATAAGAAAAAAAATATTCACCAATATATTCGAAGACATTTAAAGACACACACAAACATACAGTCGGTATGTTATgttaaacacacacacacacacatacagTTATTATGTTAAACACACAAATACAGTTGTAATGTTAAACACATGCATACACCCCAATATACTTTTCTGGGAGAGGACTGAGCAGGCCCATGGCTGTTGATCCTTATTTCTCTCACACATACAGTTGTTATGTTATGTTACAGGCTGGTGCAAGTTTTATAGAAAAGGCTGCTTCCTGAATGAGGCAACTTTTTTAGCATAACAGTAATAATATCCTGAAGCGAATACGTTTCTGCAGATCAAACAGACAGGGAAATCACTTCTCGTTTTAGACGGCAAATTTACAGAACTTAAAAACCATTTATTCAATTGTAAATTTGAGTTTGATAACATTAGCAACAAAGGGACAAAAACAACACATTGAGTTTGATAGCATGAGCAACAAAGAGACAAAAACAACAGATTGAGTTTGATAGCATGAGCAACAAAGAGACAAACAACAGAGAACAAGAATCAAACATGAGAAACGATACATGAAGTACAAGTTCGATTGAGTTGTACCATAACCTCGATGCATGCACAGACTTATCTATTGCACCACTGATGTATTCACATACATTTTGGAAATTTAAAGGCTGCAACATGCTAAAAAGTATGCCGTCATAAATGGTAAAATAAATTATAGATATGGTAGTATGGTACCATAGCTTATGACTGTTTGCCAAAAGAAGAAAGAATTGCTGAAGAGATAGGGTATGAGAAATGAATGTCAATTATCCAAAAGCAACAACCTTCCAAACTAAACAGAAGCAAACAGTAGCCAAAATTTAACTAAACAGGTTCATCTTGTGTTTTCAGGTTTCCTAAGAACATTTATAGTTACCTGGATCTGATGCTGAGAAATAAGCTATTGATAGACCTCCACACAAGTCCTCACGAGCTGCAAAATTTTCATATGTGTGCACATTCTGCTACGGTATCCTAATATTAGTCACAGAACAAGTTTGATGGTTTCTTTTATTTCCATCAAACTTAATGTTTCTTAGCATGCCAATTTAGAAAGGGCATTCCAGCCCTACATGATCCTAAACTGAAAGAAATGACTAACTTCAGTGTTGGAACTAACATCAATATATGCTTCAATGTCGACTGAAAAGCTCACTCTTCATCACCAAGATCTGGCTCTGTTCTGTATGGTTCGGGGTGTGGCAGAAATCTGGATCTGTTCTGTAAAGTAAATGACATCCAGCTCCGTTTGTGGGCATGTTATTGCTAATGTGTATTAGTTTAATCATAGTCGCCATGTATACAAAGTCATAAAGCCTAGTTGCATGCATCAGGACTCCTAGGAACCTACCAATTAGATGGTTAGTCACTGGAAACAAAATAATAAGTATTAAGTAATAGCTTGCAAGGTAAGAAATTAGATTAGATATATGCTAAAAAGATATATTTCGATCAATCCTACCAAGCCATGCATGGAGAGTGGTGGAGCACCATACTGGCATCTCCTCAGATCAGTAGACAAGGGAATGGTGCAACCCATTTACTTGGACTGCTAGGTGCCAACTATGCAGGGAGTACGGATGCCACGACATATTAGGTGTATATATATAACTAAGGCAACAAATTAGGGAGTACAGGGACACACGCACAAGATTGTTAAGGGAGTTCTCTAGATAATAAATAATATTTATGTAAGTCTAGATGGCAGTTCTCGTCGGTTCAGCCAGGGGCGGATCTAAGGGGTGGGCAAGGTGGGACATGGCCCCACCTCATTTTTTTTAGGTATACAGCGAAATAAACAAACTTTTGTATAGTAAGTGTGGACAAATCTAATGAAAACTAGGTTTTGATGTTTTTTCTCTCGATGCTTCACTGCTCAGTCCACTCTCCACCTGAGCCATTCGATTCTCTTCCCTAGCGCAAGCCCACTCGTGGCTCACTCGCTTCTTCGGTCATCGACTGACCAGTAAGTTGGTGACCTAACCCACCCACTGCAGCGCCACCTTGCCTTCTCATCACTCGTCAGCTCGTCGCGATCCTGCACACAACACTGATACTTTGCCTCCTAGTCCACACCAGCAGATGGGCAAGCTGTTGTTGGGACCGTGGCATCACCTATACCTCGCTAACTTATTAGGGTCCCACCACGCCGTTGCAACACGGCAATGGTTGTCGCTTGCCGTCACCGTCATCTATCGCTACCTCGCCTCCTGCactcgctcctcccacctgtcgtCGTCTCACCGACGCCATCTCACGTCAAATTCGATGACTCACCACAACTACGCGTCGATACGGCTGCTCCACCCCAACGCCTCGTCCTCAGCCAGTCCACCTATTTTCTCTCTCTAGCTCTCCTTTAGGTAGCCAAAAAGGTCTTTTTTGGTATTCATATCATTTTGTAAAAACTAGATGTTATCATTTAACATTCATGTTATTATCATCAATCTACATTTAACTAGTAGTCTAGTCCGATAATTTGTCTTTTGCACTGTCGGCCCCACCTAGAATTTTGTTCTGCGTCCGCCACAGGGTTCAGCTCTGGGGTATGTATATGTAGCCCAGAAGTTAAAACAGAAGCATCCAACGTCCAAACCCGAATTTCCTTACTTGCATAACAAGGAATCAAAACAAGATCTCCAATAGTTTAAGCATTTAATGGCGAGACCCAGAGAATGACGCTGCAAATGGCCTAAAGGCTTCGAGCAACTACCAAAATTCAATAGCACACAAAAATAAGGACATGAGCAAGCATGCACCAACAATAAAAGATCATAATATCATGTTGACAAATTATGGTTACAGGATAAGCCCTACTACACTAATAATAAGACATATGAATCAAGATCAATCTATTCACAAACATTCGCATGTCATCATCTAAGATGCATACAAGCCCACAGGAGGATCGACTATAAATTAAAAAATGGAAAATTACATATCAGCAATCAGCACAGCAATCAGTCCATTCATGGCCGCTATCTATCCGAATCATCCGCGATCATACAGCGCGACCTAAGCGCATGGAACAGGGCGGCAACCGAAAAGTCGGGGAACCGGAGGCGGGCGCGCAATGTTAACCTGTAGAGCTCCTCGAAGGAGAGGCTCATGGAGTTGTGGTTGTAGATCTCACGGATGGCATCATGGAGCTTCCGCCACGACTTGTCGAAGAACTTGGGGTCGGACTCAACGCGGTACTCGTAGGGAATGATTTTCGAGTTCCGCCTCTtctggccgccgccgccgttcaTCATCTTTCTCCGCTACACCGCAGCCGCGGCCGACGGGGGGCGATAACCACGTGCTCCGGGCGAGGCGCCGGGGTTCCGGCGAGGTGGTGGTCTGGTGGGGGAGTGGGGAGCAGGCTAGGGTTCCGTTGTCTGAAGGGAGGTGACGGAAAGTCGGAAAGGGCTGGAAAAGGATGGCATGTAACCACATTTTATATTGTCTTTTGGAGGGTTTTTAGGGGCTCGATAAAAAAATTACACTAGTGTATGCTGCGCAACCTGTACGCAATGTCAAATTCGATTATTGGATTTCAAATTTTACATAAATATTATATATTAGTTAATATAAAATACAGTATATTGCATCTACATCATCATTCCCCATTGAGTAAGTAAGAAAAAAACGAGACCATAAGAGCCAGTAAACTGCATGCACCAGGATTAGGCTCTATTCTAGTTTTTGAGAATAAAGACGTTCTATTCTGCGTTTGACAGAATAGAGTCACTCTATTTTTATTTGGTTGAAAAGGAAAATAGAGTAGAGTTGTTCTTTGTTTGGTTGAATAGTCACATAAGTGTAGAGGGAGAAGAGGGAGGAGAGCGCTCGTGTCCAGAAAAGTGCTCGCATCCGGTCATTTTAGTGGAGTGGGAGCATTTCAACTATTTATGGTAAATTTTAATACGTAGATTCTAGGAGCTGTTCCGCTCTTCTTTTATTGGAAACCAGACATCTAGAAAATATGAATGAAGTCGTTTTATTCTCCTCCACtccgcaaccaaacacaccctaaggtaAGAAGAAAAAAGGGACATAAGAGATAGCAAACGACATACATCGACATTAATCAGAAG harbors:
- the LOC103641219 gene encoding V-type proton ATPase subunit D isoform X3 → MAGQGQRLNVVPTVTTLGTVKARLAGAARGHALLKKKSDALTVQFRAILRRIVSAKDAVGDAMRTASLSLAEALYAAGAPLRHAAQQSVSGPARLRVRAHQDNIAGVRLPRFESCLGAADGSSSPASLAGLAGGGQQVSACRAAHARALQVLVELAPLQTSFLALDAAIKTTNRRVNALESVVKPRLENTIAYIRGELDEHEREEFFRLKKIQGYKQRELERQKEAASRYAEEKAAGEVALKRGVSVATAESMLENGDRDEEDIIF
- the LOC103641219 gene encoding cullin-3A isoform X1; amino-acid sequence: MMNGGGGQKRRNSKIIPYEYRVESDPKFFDKSWRKLHDAIREIYNHNSMSLSFEELYRTAYNLVLNKFAPELYEKFTENMKAHLEEMRTCIEAAQGGLFLEEMQRKWNDYNKALKMIRDILMYMDRTYIPTNKKAPVFDHGIELWRDTIVRSPTIQGRLSDMLVELIHIERTGDVINRGLMRTTTKMLMDLGLSVYQDDFERPFLEVSASFYSGESQQLIECCACGEYLKQAERRLSEESERVSQYLDVKTNEKITAVVVKEMLANHMQRLILMENSGLVNMLVEDRYEDLTRMYALFNHVPDGLTAIRSVMTSHIKDTGKSLVTDPERLKDPVDFVQRLLNMKDKYDNIINVSFSNDKSFLNALNFSFEHVINLNNRSPEFISLFVDDKLRKVVKEANEEDLETVLDKVMTLFRYLQEKDLFEKYYKQHLAKRLLCGKAAPEDSERSMLVKLKTECGYQFTSKLEGMITDLNTSQDTTQGFYASTSSRLLADAPTISVQILTTGSWPTQTCNTCNLPPEIVSVSEKFRAYYLGTHNGRRLTWQTNMGNADIKATFGNGNKHELNVSTYQMCVLMLFNSSNVLTYREIEQSTAIPTADLKRCLLSLALVKGRQVLRKEPMSKDIADDDSFCVNDKFTSKLFKVKINPVVTQKETDPEKLETRQRVEEDRKPQIEAAIVRIMKSRRVLDHNSIMTEVTKQLQPRFMPNPVVIKKRIESLIEREFLERDKVDRKMYRYLA
- the LOC103641219 gene encoding cullin-3A isoform X2, translating into MKAHLEEMRTCIEAAQGGLFLEEMQRKWNDYNKALKMIRDILMYMDRTYIPTNKKAPVFDHGIELWRDTIVRSPTIQGRLSDMLVELIHIERTGDVINRGLMRTTTKMLMDLGLSVYQDDFERPFLEVSASFYSGESQQLIECCACGEYLKQAERRLSEESERVSQYLDVKTNEKITAVVVKEMLANHMQRLILMENSGLVNMLVEDRYEDLTRMYALFNHVPDGLTAIRSVMTSHIKDTGKSLVTDPERLKDPVDFVQRLLNMKDKYDNIINVSFSNDKSFLNALNFSFEHVINLNNRSPEFISLFVDDKLRKVVKEANEEDLETVLDKVMTLFRYLQEKDLFEKYYKQHLAKRLLCGKAAPEDSERSMLVKLKTECGYQFTSKLEGMITDLNTSQDTTQGFYASTSSRLLADAPTISVQILTTGSWPTQTCNTCNLPPEIVSVSEKFRAYYLGTHNGRRLTWQTNMGNADIKATFGNGNKHELNVSTYQMCVLMLFNSSNVLTYREIEQSTAIPTADLKRCLLSLALVKGRQVLRKEPMSKDIADDDSFCVNDKFTSKLFKVKINPVVTQKETDPEKLETRQRVEEDRKPQIEAAIVRIMKSRRVLDHNSIMTEVTKQLQPRFMPNPVVIKKRIESLIEREFLERDKVDRKMYRYLA